Within Epilithonimonas zeae, the genomic segment CAAAGAGTTCTCTGTGGTGAGAAATGAATTTGAAATTGGGGAAAATAGCCCGAGTGGTGTTTTGATGGAGCGGGTTATTTCTGCCGCTTATCTATGGCACAACTACGGAAACAGCACGATTGGAAGCAAAGAAGATGTAGAAAGAGTAAAAGCGGTAACGCTTAGAAAATTCTATGAAAAATATTATCAGCCAGACAATGCAACTTTGATAGTTGCGGGAAAATTTGATGAGAAAAAAGCATTGGAATATATTTCCCAGTATTTTTCAACTATTGCAAAACCAGCGAGAGTTTTGGATGCGCCTTATACAGTAGAACCAGCTCAGGATGGAGAACGTTTTGTAGAGCTGAAACGTGCCGGGGACAGCAAAGTGATTGGAGCGCTTTATCACACTGCGCCTTACGCAGATAAAGACTATGCAGCGTTGGATGCTTTGCAGGAGATTTTAACGGCTGACCCTTCCGGTTACCTTTACAAAGCGATGATTGATTCTCACAAAGCAGCTTCTGTTTATGCTTATCAGCCATTGGTGAGAGATGCGAGTTTTATGTACTTTGGTTTGGATATTCCGGCGGATAAAGATTTGAAAATAACGGAGAATGATTTCCGGGCCGAGTTGGACAAAATCGCCACTATCAAATATACAGACCAAGACGTTGCAAGAGCAAAAGCAAAAATCCTTAAGCAAGTAGAAAATATCAAGAACAACACAATTGGTTATGCTGTTAATTTGACAGAAATTGTTGGCGCTGGAAACTATAAATTGGGAATGATTTATCGTGACACAGTGGAGAAGCTAACAGCCGCAGATATTCAGAGAGTAGCTGCCAAGTATTTCAAGACCAACAACAGAACGGTTGGTGTTTTCATCCCTTCAAAAGATGAGGTAAGAGTCAAAAATGTAGAATATACAGATGACCAAATTGCTACTTTGACCAAAGATTATAAAGGAAAAGCATTGGAAAAAGAAGCTGCACCTTTCGAAGCAAGCATCAAAAATCTGAAAGCTAATTTGACAGAAGGCAAACTGAGCAACGGAATGAAATACGGCTTAATCAAAAAAGATATCAAAGGAGGTAAGGTTCTTGGAAGTTTCAAATTCCCGGTAAGTAATGCTAAAGATTTGAACGGAAAATCTGATGTAGGCTCTCTAATGGCGCAAGTTCTGAAAACAGGAACTAAGTCTCACACCAAAGAACAAATCCAGGACATGTTGGATGAGTGGAAATCTAATATTAACTTTGGATTCAGCGGTCAGACTTTGTTTGTGAACTTTAGTACTTATAAAGACAGCTTGCCAAAAGTAATGTCATTAATTAAAGAAATCTTGACCGAATCTACTTTCCCGGATGCAGAATTGGCAAAAACAGTGAACGAGTACAATACTTATCTCGAAAGTTCTTTGAATGACCCTCAGTCTATCGCTTTCACAGAAATAGAAAAAATCACTGAGAATTACCCTAAAGAAAGCATCTATTATACAGCTTCTACTCAGGAACAAATTGATAATAACAAGAAAGTGAAGAGAGAGCAATTGGTAGATTTCTATAACAAAATCTTAGGAAGTAACAATGGTGTAGGTTCTGTAATTGGTGATGTAGATGCAAAAACAACGGCTGCATTATTAGAATCGACTTTCGGAAAATGGAATTCCAAATCCAATTACGAATACATTAAGCCAGAATTATTTGCAACAAAAAAACAAGATAAAGATTATCTGACGCCGGACAAAGAAAATGGTGCTGCAGTTGGAAAAATCAGTTTCTCTATGGATAGAAAATCTCCTGATTATCCAGCTTTCGTTATTGCCAACGAAATGTTAGGAAGCGGTGGTTTCTTGACTGCGAGAATACCTACAAGACTTCGTGAGAAAGAAGGAATCAGTTATGGTGCAGGTTCTTACGTTAATATTCCTATTGATAATAATGTAGCGTCTTGGGCTTGGTATGCGTTCTTTAACCCAACCAAGAAAGATGCAGTGAACAAGGCTTTGAAAGAAGAAGTTAACAAAGCGGTGAAAGATGGTTTCACAGAAGAAGAATTCAAATCCAATTTGACTTCTTGGTTAAACTCCAGAAAAACAGGCTTAGGAAACGACAATACTTTGATGGGATTAGTCAATTCTCAGCTTCAGTACGGTCAATCTTTGGATGAGTATGACGCTTTGGAGGCGAAAGTTTCTGCGTTGAAAGTTTCTCAAGTGAATGATGTTCTTAGAAAGTACATCAGCGAAGATAAAATGACTTCCGTATTCGCAGGAGATTTTAATAAGAAATAATTATTTGTCACGTCCAAAAAAACCGTCTCATTATTGAGACGGTTTTTTTATTTTTTTTAATTTACAAATTACTTTTCGAAGCCGGGAACCTGCTTTCCGCTGCAATCTTTTTTGCATCACATTTAGTCAATCAAAATATCCGAAAGTAAACGCAAAAAAGGATTTCCACTACAATCAGGGCTATGTGTTTTCAGGGTAAAATGAGATTCTTTGATTTTTTTTATTACGTCAAGTTTTGGCGTTGGCTCCATATACATTTGTTTCAGAAAATAATTCTTGCAAGAATTCAATTAATTATTAACACTTAAAAATTTTATAAAATGACATATACAGAAGATTTTTTCATCTATGGCTATTCTAATCAAAATGATGATTTAGTACAATTAATAGACAGCTACACAAAAGAAAATGTAAATTACATCAAAACAACATTAGGCTTCGATGGATTACCCGCCGATCCAAATAATCCAGCTGGGAGCAATCTGGATGGTATCATATACAGACAAAAAGGACCAAATCTTTACTATAAGCGAGTATTTGAAAATGAAATTAATGTTTTATGGTTTAAAGCGAAAGCAGGTGGTGTTGCCAGCGATTGGGAAGCATTTCAAACAGCGCATTTTTTTGCTTCTAAAACAAATCACAAAACTATTTTGATTCCAGAAACTTGCGATTTAGATTTTGGGGGAGCATCTCAATCCTTTGGTAGCAACATTACCTTAAAATTTGATGGTGGGACTATCAAAAATGCAATACTTACAGGCGGACAAACGATGATAATAGCCGCCCCTTATCATATTTTTGACAATGTAACACTTGATGGGAGCTGGAAAACCCCAGACAATTTTGCGTACCCTGAATGGTTTGGGACTATTGCTAATGATAAAACATCTGTAGACCTTAAAGTAAGTCTTGAAAAATTAAATGTATTTTGGAATATTAAATTTGGGCATGGAGAGTATTTTTCAAAATTAGGAGAAATCCCTGTTAGACATTTTGAAGGTACATCAAGAAAATTATCCAATATAACAATACTTCTTGACGAGACTAATCAGCAGATAAAATATGGTTTGTGTCTTGGAGAATACGAGGGACTTGTTCTTAGCCCTCATACAAGGAGTGAGTATAATACATTGAAAGAAATAATTGTTAGAACAGATTCTACTGTCAGAAAGACACATTATTCTGGAGTTGTAATGGGGAATGCTCATATGGGAAGAATTGAAGATATAACTGTTTTGCAGAATACACCCGAAATGCAGTTGTCAAAATCCGAATTGGAATTTTTGCTAGAAGATGTTGAAAATAATTATAAAATGGCAAATATTGGCGTTGAGTTCAGAGGTTGTTCGGAGCTTTGCATAATCAATAATTTAGAAACTTACTCTGATGTAGGAATTGGATTCAATACAACATTGATTGACTCATCACAGATTCAGGGTGTTGATTTTCCATCCATCTATAATTTTTATTCTGCTTGTGGAATTTTTGGTTTAGCTAGTGTTTTCTTTGGAGCTCCAAATGTTTTTAATCTAACTATGAAAGGAATACAAAGCTGGGCTCAAGGAATGTACGGTCTATATTCTTGTAAAAGTCCAGCGGGTATGTATACCTCTTTAATGCATTGCGAAATCAACAATGTAAGAGTAGAACAATTGACCCAACTAAAAGATTCCAACAACAGAACCAGATCAACAAGTATCTACATCGATGAACAGGATAATATTGAAAATTTTATTATTAATAATATTAGATTTTCTGGTCTTTCTAATGGATTATATCTTGGTGGTGCAGTCCGTGGATATTTTGAAATTAATAACGTTTCAATAGGAGGTGATAATGTGGCGCTTCAATATTTCATCCAAACCAACCATAGTGAATATTCTTCATTTGCTGTGAAAATGAGAAATGTCACTGCTGATATGAATTATCCAATTTTGCATAACAACGGAACAGTTATAGATAATCATTATTATGAAAAATCTCCAGTTGCCCCGGATAAAATTAATTATCATGATGTTACCGTTCTTAGAAAAACAAACGCAATTTTTAAGAAGGAGATTGATGGCACTAGAAAATTTGTACAGACAGATGTAAGTCCATCACAGCAATGGGTGAAACTTTATCATGGACATATTAAAAATCTAAATCCTAGTTTGAACTATGAAATTTGGGATGCAGATGAAGATTTCACAGTGTTTAATATTGAAGCTATTGCATCATCTTTTTATGCCAAGGCTACAATGACTTTGTTTAAAGATGGATCCCATACTAATGAACCTTATGATTCTAATAAAATTCATATTGGAGAGACATCAAATATTCAATCTGAAAAAATTAATATTGTTTACGAAAACTCCACTGGATTTTGGTTCTTAATTAATACTTTGACCAACAAAGAGGTACAATATAATATTGAAGGTTTAATTAACTAATGAAATGAAAATATTCTAAAAATACTCTATTAAACCAAACAAAAACCACTTCAACTAGTTGAAGTGGTTTCTATTTTTATAAATTTCTAGTACTTTTCTATCAATCGTCTGTGGTAATTGATTTGTCCTAAATGATAATTCAAATGCGTTGCGAGATGAACTAAGAAATATTCGGTTGAAGTTTTCCCCGACAACACCAAAAGCGGATATTCTTTCTTCAAATCATCATCTGATACAGATTTCAAAGAATCTTTTATTATCACAATCGTATTCCTCAAATCGACAACGATTTTTTCTCTCAGAACATTCTTATCTGAAAACTCCAAATCCCTGTTTCGCACATAGTCAAATTTCCCAATCTCTTTCCCTATATAAGTTTTGAGATTCCCAACAAGATGCAAAGCTAGATTTCCTGCCGAATTAGAAATATTCCCTTCAACTTGCCAAATATTAGACTCCGATTGATAAAGATTAAGTTCATCAATCACTTTATTCAAATCTCGTTCGAAAAGAGAGATTAAGGTATTGGATAACATAATTCTATTAGTATAAATTAAAATTCAGCTAACTTCTCCTCACTCAAAGTCTTTACCACATTCACCCAATTTGAGTCTTCATTCAGGCAAGGGATATAGTCGAATCTCTCGCCTCCACCGTGTAGGAAAATCTCTTTCCCTTCTACAGAAATCTCCTCCAGAGTCTCAAGACAATCAGAAACAAAAGCTGGACAAACAATCGCCAGTTTCTTGATGCCTTTCTTTCCAAGACCTTCCAAAGTAGTGTCGGTGTAAGGTTCCATCCATTTGTCTTTCCCCAACCTAGATTGGAAAGTGACTAAAACTTTCTCCTTAGGCAAACCTAATTTCTCACGAACCAACTCCGTCACTTTATAACATTGATGTCTATAACAGAATTTATGCGACGGATGATCATCTTTTTGACAACAGTTGTCCATACTACAGGTCTTCGTTGGGTCGGTTTTATAAATATGTCTTTCCGGAACACCGTGATAAGAAAACTGAAGCAAATCATAATCTGACGGCAACTTTTCGCCAATACTTTTCGCCAAAGCATCGATATAAATCTCACGATTATAAAACGGCTGAACATAATTGATTTTAATATCGGGAAAGAATTTCAGTCGAACTTCTTCGGCTTTATCAATCACAGTTTCTGTCGTGCTCATCGCATATTGTGGATAAAGCGGAACCAAAGTGATTTCTGTAATACCTTTGTCAACCAACTCCTGAATTCCGGTTTGTATAGATGGTTCGGCATAACGCATTCCCAATCCAACAGGAACATCCACTAATTTCTGAAGTTCTTTCTGCAGATTCTTAGAAATCACAATCAAAGGTGAACCTTCATCTGTCCAAACCGTTTTGTAAGCTTCTGCAGATTTTTTCGGCCTGGTTTTCAGGATAATTCCTTGAACCAATAATGCTCGGAAAATCCAACGGTAATCAATGACTTTTTCATCCATCAGAAACTCGTCCAGATAGTCTTTTACATCTTTTACATCAGTCGATTTTGGCGAACCTAGGTTTACGAGTAGAATTCCTTTTTTGTTATGAACTGGTTGATTCAAAATAATATATTTTTAGAAATAAACGCAAATTTGTCATTCCGTAGGAATCTCTATTATCTAGATTTCTTTGGAATGACAAATTTAAGATTAAATTAATTCTTTTTACACATTGTCAGGCTGAGGCTCTCGAAGCCATTATCCATTTACTGCTTCCACGTTCTCTACCAATTCAGGTACGAACTGTTTCAGAATGTTCTGGATGCCGTTTTTCAAAGTTGCTGTGGAAGATGGGCAACCACTGCAAGCGCCTTGTAGAAGCATTCTGGCGGTTTTGTTTTCTCCGTCGTATTCAATCAGAGAGATTTTCCCACCGTCATTTTCTACTGCAGGCGCAACATATTCGTTAAGAATATCACTGATTTTCTGCTCGTCATTCGTATATTCTCTGTTGATGATTTTCAAAACAGGATTCTCGTGCTGATGAGGTTCTGCATTAGAAATTGTTTTTCCAGCCTGCAAAAATTCTGCGATGAAAGAACGAACTCTGTTCATAATTTCGTGCCATTCAAATTGACTGTCTCTGGTTACCGCCACGAAGTTGTCACTCACATAAATTTCTTTCACAAAATCAAAAGCTTCATATAATTCTTTTGCCAAAGGCACTTCATCGGCTTCTTCTCTGTTTTTAACTTCTATAAATCCATCCATCAGCATTTTGCTGGAAATGAATTTCATAACAGCAGGATTTGGTGTCATCTCAGAATAGATTTGATACATCTCTTTTCTTTTCTGAAGATAGATTCTTGGGTTTGCCAGTAATTCGTCTTCGATGACGTTCTTCAGACTTTCTGCAACGTGTTCCCATTCTACAGTGTCTTCTTTTGCTACCGCAATGAAATTGGCTGTAATGAAAATTCTGTTCACGAATGGATAATTGAACAACTCTTGAGCTAACGGAATTTCAGAAACGTCAGAATCTCTGTCTAATTCCAATGAACCGGGAATCAAAGTGTAGTCCGTCACGAACTTCATCACTTTTTTATTTTCCGTAGGTTCTATAATGATTTCTCTCATTTTAAGTAAATTGAACTACAAAATTATCGTAATTTGGTGGAACAAAAAAGCTGATAAATCCCAATGTTATGTTAAGTTTTGATTATGAGAAGCTTTGCGGATTTTCGATTTTTTCTATTGGTTTGATTTTGGCTCAATGAATACCGAAATTGGATTGAAAGACCAATCTGCGCCCCGGCCTGAACGGAGCTCTTTTTATTTTTTCTTTGGAAAAATAAAAAAGCGGGAGTGGAGGACGGATAAAGGCGCCCAAAATAATTAACATAAATCAGTTAAAAAATGGCAATTATTAGAGAACTTTTAGGCAAGACGCCTCAACTTGGAGAGAATACTTTTGTAGCAGAAACGGCTGTGATTATCGGCGATGTGACAATGGGTAAGGATTGCAGTATCTGGTACAATGCAGTTTTGAGAGGCGATGTTCATTTCATCAAAATGGGAGATAAAGTGAATGTTCAGGACAATGCGATGATACACTGTACTTATCAAAAAAGCCCAACGACAATTGGAAATAGTGTTTCGATTGGTCACAATGCGATTGTGCATGGCTGTACAATAAAAGATAATGTTCTGATAGGAATGGGCGCTATTGTAATGGATGACTGCATTGTAGAAAGCAACTCGATTGTAGCCGCAGGCGCTGTGGTAACGGCCAATACACACATCAAAGAAGGCGAAATCTGGGCTGGCGTTCCGGCAAAAAAAGTGAAGGATGTGTCTCAAAATCTGATTACAGGCGAGATTGATAGAATCGCCAATAATTATGTTAAATACTCCAGCTGGTACAAAGAAGACTAAGTTGGTATAAAGATTGAATTTCCCAATAAAAATAAGCAATGAAAAAACTTAATTCTTTTTGGGAAGTTCTCAAACAAACCTTCGGTGAATGGATGTCTTCCTCTGCAGCCAAAGACAGTGCAAGTATGGCTTACAATGCGATATTTTCTTTGCCCGGTTTGATGATTATCGTGATTTGGGTTGCAGGACATTTCTTTGGCGAAGAAGCTGTAAATGGTGAAATCCGCCGACAACTGCAAGGTATAATGGGCTATGACGGCGCAAAAAGCATTCAGGATATTATCAAAAGTGCAATGGTTGATAAACAGAATTTCTGGATGAAAGCTCTTGGAGTTGGAACCTTGGTTTTTGGTGCCACCAGCTTATTTTTTCAAATGCAGAGCACGCTTAACAATCTTTGGGATGTAGAAGCGGCTCCTAAAAAAGCCTGGCAAAAATTCATTCTTGATAGAGCTAATTCTCTGGGAATGATTCTTATTATCGCATTTCTTCTTCTCGTAAGTATGCTTTTATCTTCTGCTATTGGACTTGCAAATAATTTAATTACTCAATATTTTGGACTGGAAACTTATGTGATTATCCAGGCAAGTAATTTTATTTTAGGATTAGCAATCGTTACTATTTTATTTGCTTTTATGTTCAAGGTTTTGCCCGATGTGGAAATCAAATGGAAATCTGTTTGGATTGGTGCAATTGTAACGGCATTGCTTTTTAATCTTGGAAAAATGCTGATGAGTTTCTACTTCGATGTTTCTAAGCCAACTTCCATTTTTGGAGCAGCAGGAACAGTGATTTTATTAATGATGTGGATTAATTATTCTTGTCAATTAATATTTTTTGGTGCTGAGTTTACCAAGATTTATGCATATAGAAAAGGACACACAATTATTCCTTCCAAACACGCCAAATGGAGTAAAGAAAAATTATACAGAGATTCTGAAGCACAAAAGATTACGCCTCAGAATCCGGATTCTAATATTTGAAGACAGGATTTCCGTTTTCACACTCGATTTTTTCGGGTGGCATTACCAGCATACAATCTGAAACCAGATTGTATTTTTTATTATATTCTGTTGATTTCTGATTATATAAATTGACTTTTTCCAAAAATCTGGCTTCATCTATTTTTGACGAATAAGCAATATAAGAAACAGGTCCACCACAAGCTTTCACACCTAACCCGACAGTTTTCCAATCAGCAGAGCTGGTGCATTTTTCACTTTTTGCCATTGTGAGAATTTCTGATTTCAAACCCTCCATTTCCTGCTCTTCTTGTTGCGTCAGATTTGTTGTATCATCCGGGTTTTGTTTTGGTCTTTCTGGAAGAGGTTTTGGGAGATTATCTGGATTAATTGTGGATTTACAAGACAATGAAATCGTTGCAATTGCTGCTAAGAACAGTAGATTTTTCATAAAACATTTTTAAATCTGTCATCAAATATAATACCTACAAATTTAATACTAATAAAAATAAATTGGTACAGATTTAGTTATTAGGTAAAACCTAATACTATTTGTAACAAATTAACGTTTTAAATGACAAATTATGATGAATTGTAATTAAATGAAAAATACTAACACACATAAAATGAATTGGTTTCAGCATTTTCTGATGATTTGTTCCGGAGGGAATATTCATCTGCTGAAAAAATCGCCATCCGAATGGAACAAGTTTGCCGGAATCGGCGGTATCGTTTTGTTCACTGCTATTTTTGCGACGTTGTCTGCGGGATATGCAATGTTTACAGTTTTCGATAATCTTTGGGCATCTGTAGGATTCGGGGTTCTTTGGGGATTGATGATTTTCAATTTGGACAGATATATTGTTTCCTCAATCAAAAAAACTGGAACTTGGTGGAATCAGGTTTTGATGACTATTCCGCGTTTGATTTTAGCGACTTTTCTTGGAATCATTATTTCAAAACCTTTGGAGTTGAAAATCTTTGAGAAAGAAGTTAACAAACAACTGAATACAATTATTCAAAGGAATAAAAAACAATTGCAGGCAGAAATGAGCGGAAGAATTCTGCAACAATCCGGGCCTTTTGATTTGGAAAAGAAACAAATCCAAAATCAAATCAAAAATTATCAGATGGCTTATGATTCTGCTTCTGTAGAATTAGAGAAAGAAATTCTTGGAAAACAATCTGGCTTAACCAGTGGAAAAGTGGGTTACGGAACCAATGCCAAAAGAAAAGCAGAACTTAAAGAACAAAAACGAGCTGACCTAGAAAATTACCAAAAGCGACAACAGGAAAGATTGCAATATCTCGATAAAGAAATTTCGAAAGTTTATTCTAATCTTGAAACCGAAAGAAAATCGACTGAAGGAGTTGAAGATAAATTCAATGGTTTTGCAGCGAGATTGCAGGCTTTGGATGAATTAGGAAAGAATTCAGCCATCATCGCTCTGGCGGCAAGTTTCATTATGGGATTATTTGTCTGTCTGGAAATTTCGCCGGTTTTGATTAAACTGATTTCTTCGGTTGGCCCTTACGATTTTCTTTTGGAAAAAACGGAGAATGAATTCAAACTTTATTCTAAAGAGAAAATCAGAAAAGGAAACTCATTGACGGATTATCGGATTGATGATTTTGAAGATGACCTGAAAATCAGGAAAGAAAGAAAACGACATCAAAATACATAAAAGAAAAGCTTCCAAATTTGGAAGCTTTTCTTTTATTTTAAATTACCTACAACAAAAGGCTGTTCGGCATTGTCATTATAGTCTCGCATAAAACCAATTTCTGTGTTTTTTGTAATCACAGATTTTGACGTTCCTGAAAAACCATCCCCAAAATCGATACTGAAATCGATATAACTCAATCTATTTTTAGTGAATTTCATTTTGTTAAAAACCAGGATGATGTTTTTATCCTTCAGGTTTTTCTGAAGACTCATTAGGTCCTGTCTTGTCATCTCTTTGTTGAAAACAACGGCAATTACTTTCTTGTTTGATGTGAAAGAAAGCATTCCGAAAACAAAAACGGTTAAGAATAATAGTGGGAAAAGTGTAGTCTTCTTCATTGGTTTAATAACGCTGCAAAATTATAAAATTATCATCAAACTTGACACCAAAGTTTTTGTTTTTTAATGATTTATAGGAATATTTTTTGTAATTAAGAAATTATGCCTTCGTCAGTTGTCAACAATTACAATTATCTCGAGGATAAAAAAATACTCCGAATCGTTTACC encodes:
- a CDS encoding M16 family metallopeptidase, whose product is MKNLLLTAAVVFYAGYATPVFSQKAETPKFISNTEGIKEYSLSNGMKVLLLSDPSQSNAVVNIVYNVGSKHEGYGEKGMAHLLEHMLFKSTKKLGDIKKMLSDKGGNANGTTWYDRTNYYEVFPSNDENLKWFLEMEADRMINATILQSDLDKEFSVVRNEFEIGENSPSGVLMERVISAAYLWHNYGNSTIGSKEDVERVKAVTLRKFYEKYYQPDNATLIVAGKFDEKKALEYISQYFSTIAKPARVLDAPYTVEPAQDGERFVELKRAGDSKVIGALYHTAPYADKDYAALDALQEILTADPSGYLYKAMIDSHKAASVYAYQPLVRDASFMYFGLDIPADKDLKITENDFRAELDKIATIKYTDQDVARAKAKILKQVENIKNNTIGYAVNLTEIVGAGNYKLGMIYRDTVEKLTAADIQRVAAKYFKTNNRTVGVFIPSKDEVRVKNVEYTDDQIATLTKDYKGKALEKEAAPFEASIKNLKANLTEGKLSNGMKYGLIKKDIKGGKVLGSFKFPVSNAKDLNGKSDVGSLMAQVLKTGTKSHTKEQIQDMLDEWKSNINFGFSGQTLFVNFSTYKDSLPKVMSLIKEILTESTFPDAELAKTVNEYNTYLESSLNDPQSIAFTEIEKITENYPKESIYYTASTQEQIDNNKKVKREQLVDFYNKILGSNNGVGSVIGDVDAKTTAALLESTFGKWNSKSNYEYIKPELFATKKQDKDYLTPDKENGAAVGKISFSMDRKSPDYPAFVIANEMLGSGGFLTARIPTRLREKEGISYGAGSYVNIPIDNNVASWAWYAFFNPTKKDAVNKALKEEVNKAVKDGFTEEEFKSNLTSWLNSRKTGLGNDNTLMGLVNSQLQYGQSLDEYDALEAKVSALKVSQVNDVLRKYISEDKMTSVFAGDFNKK
- a CDS encoding DinB family protein is translated as MLSNTLISLFERDLNKVIDELNLYQSESNIWQVEGNISNSAGNLALHLVGNLKTYIGKEIGKFDYVRNRDLEFSDKNVLREKIVVDLRNTIVIIKDSLKSVSDDDLKKEYPLLVLSGKTSTEYFLVHLATHLNYHLGQINYHRRLIEKY
- the hemH gene encoding ferrochelatase, with translation MNQPVHNKKGILLVNLGSPKSTDVKDVKDYLDEFLMDEKVIDYRWIFRALLVQGIILKTRPKKSAEAYKTVWTDEGSPLIVISKNLQKELQKLVDVPVGLGMRYAEPSIQTGIQELVDKGITEITLVPLYPQYAMSTTETVIDKAEEVRLKFFPDIKINYVQPFYNREIYIDALAKSIGEKLPSDYDLLQFSYHGVPERHIYKTDPTKTCSMDNCCQKDDHPSHKFCYRHQCYKVTELVREKLGLPKEKVLVTFQSRLGKDKWMEPYTDTTLEGLGKKGIKKLAIVCPAFVSDCLETLEEISVEGKEIFLHGGGERFDYIPCLNEDSNWVNVVKTLSEEKLAEF
- a CDS encoding NifU family protein; amino-acid sequence: MREIIIEPTENKKVMKFVTDYTLIPGSLELDRDSDVSEIPLAQELFNYPFVNRIFITANFIAVAKEDTVEWEHVAESLKNVIEDELLANPRIYLQKRKEMYQIYSEMTPNPAVMKFISSKMLMDGFIEVKNREEADEVPLAKELYEAFDFVKEIYVSDNFVAVTRDSQFEWHEIMNRVRSFIAEFLQAGKTISNAEPHQHENPVLKIINREYTNDEQKISDILNEYVAPAVENDGGKISLIEYDGENKTARMLLQGACSGCPSSTATLKNGIQNILKQFVPELVENVEAVNG
- a CDS encoding gamma carbonic anhydrase family protein, whose protein sequence is MAIIRELLGKTPQLGENTFVAETAVIIGDVTMGKDCSIWYNAVLRGDVHFIKMGDKVNVQDNAMIHCTYQKSPTTIGNSVSIGHNAIVHGCTIKDNVLIGMGAIVMDDCIVESNSIVAAGAVVTANTHIKEGEIWAGVPAKKVKDVSQNLITGEIDRIANNYVKYSSWYKED
- a CDS encoding YihY/virulence factor BrkB family protein, with translation MKKLNSFWEVLKQTFGEWMSSSAAKDSASMAYNAIFSLPGLMIIVIWVAGHFFGEEAVNGEIRRQLQGIMGYDGAKSIQDIIKSAMVDKQNFWMKALGVGTLVFGATSLFFQMQSTLNNLWDVEAAPKKAWQKFILDRANSLGMILIIAFLLLVSMLLSSAIGLANNLITQYFGLETYVIIQASNFILGLAIVTILFAFMFKVLPDVEIKWKSVWIGAIVTALLFNLGKMLMSFYFDVSKPTSIFGAAGTVILLMMWINYSCQLIFFGAEFTKIYAYRKGHTIIPSKHAKWSKEKLYRDSEAQKITPQNPDSNI
- a CDS encoding DUF4407 domain-containing protein, with protein sequence MNWFQHFLMICSGGNIHLLKKSPSEWNKFAGIGGIVLFTAIFATLSAGYAMFTVFDNLWASVGFGVLWGLMIFNLDRYIVSSIKKTGTWWNQVLMTIPRLILATFLGIIISKPLELKIFEKEVNKQLNTIIQRNKKQLQAEMSGRILQQSGPFDLEKKQIQNQIKNYQMAYDSASVELEKEILGKQSGLTSGKVGYGTNAKRKAELKEQKRADLENYQKRQQERLQYLDKEISKVYSNLETERKSTEGVEDKFNGFAARLQALDELGKNSAIIALAASFIMGLFVCLEISPVLIKLISSVGPYDFLLEKTENEFKLYSKEKIRKGNSLTDYRIDDFEDDLKIRKERKRHQNT